One genomic window of Entelurus aequoreus isolate RoL-2023_Sb linkage group LG07, RoL_Eaeq_v1.1, whole genome shotgun sequence includes the following:
- the LOC133653916 gene encoding probable ATP-dependent RNA helicase DHX35, producing MAARRSTMKFWKPGSEAPGISEERELNTETIGSTAVFNPFIALSIEKQRQKLPVFKHRNNILYLVESFQTVIIVGETGCGKTTQIPQYLLEAGWAAEGRVIGVTQPRRVAAISVAGRVAEERGARIGHEVGYSIRFDDCSDPQATRIKFLTDGMLVREMMADPLLKKYSVLMLDEAHERTLYTDIAIGLLKKIQKKRRDLRLIVASATLDAKKFHEFFNLNESGDPNKDTCGILTVEGRTFPVDIFYTVSPVPDYVKATVETVMKIHDTEESGDVLVFLTGQEEVEKVASLLKDQARSLSRQGIRKHLRVLPMYSGLPYAEQMKVFERVPATVRKVVVATNIAETSITINGIVFVIDCAFVKLRAYNPSTAIESLVVTPISKASASQRAGRAGRNRPGKCFRLYTEEDFERLPPSTVPEMQRTNLAPVILQLKALGIDNVLRFSFLSPPPAQTMVQALELLYALGGLDNYGRLTDPLGIRMAEFPLSPMFAKMLLESGNFGCSKEIVTIAAMMQIQNIFVIPPNQKKNAARQHRKFAVAEGDHLTMLNVYEAYLKHQKSSQWCQQHYLNYKGLQRATTVREQLRRLMTKFKVVWTSSEGDPDVILRCIASGFFSNAARIHHSGSYRTLRDERELHIHPTSVLYGEKPPKWVVFNEVMQTSKYFMRDVTAVESSWLVELAPHFYKQAKHGSLSSKRSRVL from the exons atggcggctcgcCGTTCCACGATGAAATTTTGGAAGCCGG GGTCCGAAGCACCGGGGATCTCCGAGGAGCGAGAACTTAACACGGAGACAATTGGTTCCACAGCCGTCTTCAACCCGTTCATTGCGCTGTCCATAGAGAAGCAGAGGCAGAAGCTCCCTGTTTTCAAG CACAGAAACAACATCCTGTACTTGGTGGAAAGCTTCCAGACTGTCATCATAGTTGGAGAAACCGGATGTGGAAAGACGACACAGATACCTCAG TACCTGCTGGAGGCTGGCTGGGCAGCAGAAGGGAGGGTGATTGGCGTGACACAGCCTCGACGCGTGGCTGCTATCTCT GTGGCCGGCCGCGTTGCAGAGGAGAGAGGCGCTCGTATAGGACATGAGGTGGGCTACTCCATCAGATTTGACGACTGCTCTGACCCCCAAGCTACCAGGATCAAG TTCCTTACAGATGGAATGTTGGTGCGGGAGATGATGGCTGACCCCCTGCTTAAAAAATACAG TGTATTGATGCTGGATGAAGCACATGAGAGAACCCTGTACACTGACATTGCCATTGGTCTGTTGAAGAAG aTCCAGAAGAAACGTCGAGACCTGCGGCTGATTGTGGCCTCTGCCACTCTGGATGCCAAG AAATTCCATGAGTTCTTCAACCTGAACGAGTCAGGAGATCCTAACAAGGACACATGCGGAATCCTAACAGTGGAGGGACGGACATTCCCAGTTGATATCTTCTACACTGTCAG TCCTGTACCCGATTACGTGAAGGCCACAGTTGAGACGGTGATGAAAATACATGATACAGAAGAGAGTGGGGATGTTCTGGTGTTTCTGACTGGGCAG GAAGAAGTAGAGAAGGTGGCGTCTCTCCTGAAGGACCAGGCCAGGTCTTTGTCACGACAAGGCATAAGGAAACACCTGAGAGTTTTGCCGATGTATTCTGGTTTACCTTACGCAGAGCAGATGAAGGTCTTTGAGCGGGTGCCTGCTACAGTTCGTAAA GTGGTGGTGGCCACCAACATAGCTGAGACTTCCATTACCATCAATGGCATCGTTTTTGTCATCGACTGTGCTTTCGTCAAGCTACGTGCATATAACCCCAGTACGGCTATTGAATCACTGGTGGTGACACCCATTTCCAAGGCTTCTGCCAGCCAGCGAGCTGGGAGAGCAGGCCGGAACCGACCAGGGAAATGCTTCAGACTTTACACAG aggagGACTTTGAGAGACTGCCTCCTTCTACTGTGCCAGAAATGCAGCGTACTAATTTGGCCCCAGTCATCTTGCAGCTCAAAGCTTTAGGCATTGACAACGTTCTGCGCTTTAGCTTCCTTTCG CCTCCTCCAGCCCAGACCATGGTTCAGGCTTTAGAACTTCTGTATGCTCTGGGAG GTTTGGACAATTATGGACGTTTGACCGATCCTCTTGGGATCCGGATGGCAGAGTTCCCTCTCAGCCCCATGTTTGCCAAGATGCTGTTAGAGTCGGGAAACTTCGGCTGCTCCAAAGAGATTGTCACCATTGCCGCAATGATGCAAATTCAGAATATATTCGTTATACCACCCAATCAGAAAAAAAATGCT GCTCGCCAGCACAGGAAATTTGCTGTTGCTGAAGGCGACCACCTCACCATGCTGAATGTATACGAAGCTTACCTTAAG cACCAAAAGAGCTCCCAGTGGTGTCAGCAGCATTATCTTAATTACAAAGGTCTGCAGCGCGCCACAACAGTGCGAGAACAGCTGCGGCGTCTCATGACCAAGTTCAAGGTGGTGTGGACTTCCAGCGAAG GTGATCCAGATGTGATTTTGAGGTGCATtgcgtctggatttttttccaatgCAGCACGCATTCACCACTCTGGTTCATACAG AACCCTACGAGACGAGCGTGAGCTTCATATTCACCCCACCTCTGTACTGTATGGAGAGAAACCTCCAAAATG GGTTGTCTTCAACGAAGTGATGCAGACGAGCAAGTACTTCATGCGAGATGTGACTGCTGTGGAGTCATCCTGGCTTGTGGAGTTGGCCCCTCATTTTTACAAGCAGGCTAAA CATGGTTCACTGAGCAGCAAGCGATCCCGTGTCCTCTAA